One Elaeis guineensis isolate ETL-2024a chromosome 10, EG11, whole genome shotgun sequence genomic window carries:
- the LOC105052660 gene encoding lactoylglutathione lyase gives MASGTEAETVPSENVLEWAQKDKRRFLHAVYRVGDLDRTIKFYTECFGMQLLRKRDIPEEKYSNAFLGFGPEDSHFVVELTYNYGVDKYDIGTGFGHFAIATEDVYKLVENIREKGGKVTREPGPVKGGTTVIAFVQDPDGYLFELIQRGPTPEPLCQVMLRVGDLERSIKFYEKACGMKLLRQKDVPQYKYSIAMMGYAAEYETTVLELTYNYGVTEYTKGNAYAQVAISTEDVYKSAEVVDLVSKELGGKITRQPGPIPGINTKITSFLDPDGWKVVLVDHADFLKELEA, from the exons ATGGCATCTGGAACAGAAGCTGAGACAGTTCCAAGCGAGAATGTACTTGAATGGGCACAGAAAGACAAGCGGCGATTTTTACATGCTGTTTATCGTGTTGGGGATCTGGACCGTACCATAAA ATTTTACACGGAATGCTTTGGGATGCAACTACTACGGAAAAGAGACATTCCAGAAGAGAAATATTCAAATGCATTCCTTGGGTTTGGGCCAGAAGACTCTCATTTTGTGGTAGAATTGACATATA ATTATGGAGTTGATAAGTATGATATTGGCACAGGCTTTGGGCATTTTGCTATTGCAACAGAAGAT GTCTATAAGTTGGTTGAAAACATCAGGGAAAAGGGCGGCAAGGTCACACGTGAACCTGGTCCTGTTAAAGGAGGAACGACTGTAATCGCTTTTGTGCAAGACCCTGATGGTTACCTTTTTGAGCTGATTCAGAGAGGCCCGACACCCGAGCCTCTTTGCCAAGTTATGCTTCGTGTGGGTGATCTGGAACGCTCTATCAAGTTTTATGAAAAG GCATGTGGAATGAAGTTATTGAGGCAAAAAGATGTTCCTCAGTATAAG TATAGTATTGCCATGATGGGTTACGCTGCTGAATATGAGACAACAGTTCTGGAGTTGACGTACAACTATGGTGTGACAGAGTATACCAAAGGCAACGCATATGCGCAG GTTGCTATTAGCACTGAAGATGTTTATAAAAGTGCTGAGGTTGTTGATCTGGTCTCCAAAGAGCTAGGAGGAAAAATCACACGACAACCGGGACCAATTCCAGGAATAAACACCAAAATCACCTCTTTTCTTGATCCAGATGGCTGGAAAGTG GTTTTAGTTGACCACGCAGATTTCCTCAAGGAGCTGGAGGCATGA